One stretch of Musicola paradisiaca NCPPB 2511 DNA includes these proteins:
- the glgA gene encoding glycogen synthase GlgA produces the protein MRVLHVCSEFFPLLKTGGLADVVGALPNAQIETGLDVRVLLPAFPDVKRGIPDTQVVRELETFAGHVTIRYGHFNGVGVYLIDVPHLFERAGSPYHDTSMFAYTDNFLRFGLLGWVGAEMASGIDPFWRPDIVHAHDWHAGLACAYLAAKGRPAKSVFTVHNLAYQGLFDARHMADLRLPPEFFHMYGLEFYGQISYLKAGLYYADHVTTVSPTYAHEITQTEFGYGMEGLLKAREDEGRLSGILNGVDESIWNPAHDALLTATYSRDELAKKAENKRHLQTAMGLKVDDRVPVFAIVSRLTNQKGLDIALQAVPELLEQGGQLVVLGAGDAVLQEGFLAAAAEYHGRVGVQIGYHEAFSHRIIGGADVIMVPSRFEPCGLTQLYGLKYGTLPLVRRTGGLADTVADCSLENLADGLASGFVFSDCNVASLSRAIRRVFVLWSRPSLWRYVQRQAMAMDFSWQVAAQAYRALYQRLW, from the coding sequence ATGCGGGTACTACACGTTTGTTCTGAATTTTTTCCGCTGCTGAAAACCGGCGGGCTGGCGGATGTGGTCGGTGCGTTGCCGAACGCGCAGATAGAAACGGGGCTGGATGTGCGGGTGCTGTTGCCTGCGTTTCCCGATGTGAAGCGCGGGATACCGGATACGCAGGTGGTGCGCGAACTGGAGACTTTCGCCGGCCATGTGACCATTCGCTACGGCCATTTCAACGGTGTCGGGGTGTATCTGATCGATGTCCCCCATCTGTTTGAACGGGCGGGCAGTCCGTATCACGACACCTCGATGTTCGCCTATACCGACAACTTTTTGCGCTTCGGTTTATTGGGATGGGTCGGGGCGGAAATGGCCAGCGGTATCGATCCGTTCTGGCGTCCCGATATCGTGCACGCCCACGACTGGCACGCGGGGCTGGCCTGTGCCTACCTGGCGGCGAAAGGTCGACCGGCAAAATCGGTATTTACCGTCCATAATCTGGCTTATCAGGGATTGTTTGATGCGCGTCACATGGCAGACCTGCGTCTGCCGCCTGAGTTTTTCCATATGTACGGGCTGGAGTTCTACGGACAGATCTCCTATCTCAAGGCCGGGTTGTATTACGCGGATCATGTCACCACCGTCAGCCCGACCTATGCGCATGAGATAACCCAGACGGAGTTCGGTTACGGCATGGAAGGGCTGCTGAAGGCGCGGGAGGACGAGGGACGTTTGTCCGGTATCCTCAACGGGGTGGATGAGTCCATCTGGAATCCGGCTCATGACGCATTGTTGACCGCTACCTACAGCCGCGACGAGCTGGCGAAGAAAGCGGAGAACAAGCGGCACCTGCAAACGGCGATGGGGTTGAAGGTGGATGACCGGGTGCCGGTATTCGCCATCGTCAGTCGCTTGACCAACCAGAAAGGGTTGGATATCGCGTTGCAGGCCGTGCCGGAACTGCTGGAACAAGGCGGTCAGCTGGTGGTTTTAGGGGCGGGTGACGCCGTCCTGCAGGAAGGTTTTTTGGCGGCGGCGGCCGAATATCATGGCCGCGTCGGCGTCCAGATTGGTTATCACGAGGCCTTTTCGCACCGCATCATTGGCGGCGCGGACGTGATTATGGTTCCTAGTCGGTTCGAACCCTGTGGTTTGACGCAGTTGTACGGCCTGAAATACGGCACGCTACCGCTGGTCAGACGCACCGGCGGACTGGCAGATACGGTAGCAGACTGCTCGCTGGAAAATCTGGCCGATGGCCTGGCGAGCGGTTTTGTGTTCAGCGATTGCAATGTAGCGTCGCTGTCGCGGGCGATTCGTCGGGTGTTTGTGTTGTGGTCCCGGCCTTCGCTCTGGCGCTATGTACAGCGTCAGGCGATGGCAATGGATTTTAGCTGGCAGGTTGCTGCTCAGGCTTATCGTGCGCTTTATCAACGTCTGTGGTAG
- a CDS encoding aldehyde ferredoxin oxidoreductase, which translates to MTNGWTGNLLRIDLSSGKITKEDSSKYKQFIGGMGFGYKIMYDEVAPGTQPFDEANKIVFAVGPLTGSGAPCSSRVNITTLSTFTRGNLVVDAHMGGFFAAYMKYAGYDAIIIEGKSPKPVWINIQDDKVTLENAAFLWGKGTRETTAEICRATSEETCVAAIGPAGENRVPLSGILNSRNHSGGAGSGAVLGAKNLKAIAVRGNKGVNVADRQELKALNDYMMTQLIGANNNHVVPSTPQAWAEYSSPQSRWTARKGLYWKAAEGGPIETGEIPPGNQNTVGFRTMKSTFDLGPEAEQYTVKMGGCHSCPIRCMSQLNVPQAKQFGVPSTGGNTCVANFVHTTIFPKGPKDIQEKGDGNVVGNLVGLNTFDDMGLWCNYGQLHRDFTYCYTHGVFKRVLPADEYSAIPWNWLEEGDPRFITDFYHRLAHRIGELSHLADGSYILAQRWELGDEYWNYAKNKLWSPMGFPVHHANEASAQVGSIVNCMFNRDAMTHTHINYIGSGLPLALQKEIAGELFGSPDAYDETKNYTPINPYKIKYAQWAIFRSCLHDAITLCNWVWPMTVSPHKSRRYRGDLAMEAKFFAAVTGEPTTPEDLDVAAERIFTLHRAYTVKLMNTKDMRREHDQICDWVFDKDPKIKVFTEGTDKMDREDMHQSLTMFYTAMGWDPDLGCPTRATLLRLNMADVAEDLASRGLLPS; encoded by the coding sequence ATGACCAACGGTTGGACAGGAAATTTATTACGAATCGATTTAAGCTCCGGGAAAATAACCAAAGAAGACTCCAGCAAATATAAGCAATTTATTGGAGGCATGGGCTTTGGTTATAAAATTATGTACGACGAGGTTGCACCGGGAACCCAACCTTTCGATGAAGCCAATAAAATCGTCTTCGCCGTCGGCCCGCTAACCGGTTCAGGCGCGCCGTGCAGTTCCCGCGTCAATATCACCACGTTGTCGACATTCACCCGCGGTAATTTGGTGGTGGATGCCCACATGGGCGGCTTTTTTGCCGCTTATATGAAATATGCAGGCTACGACGCCATCATTATCGAAGGGAAATCCCCCAAACCGGTATGGATTAACATTCAGGACGACAAGGTGACGCTGGAGAACGCCGCCTTCCTGTGGGGCAAAGGCACCCGGGAGACCACCGCCGAAATCTGTCGCGCCACCAGCGAGGAGACCTGCGTAGCCGCCATCGGCCCGGCGGGGGAAAACCGGGTGCCGCTCTCGGGCATCCTCAATAGCCGCAACCACAGCGGCGGCGCAGGCAGCGGCGCCGTATTAGGCGCGAAAAACCTCAAAGCCATCGCCGTGCGGGGCAACAAAGGGGTCAATGTCGCCGATCGTCAGGAACTCAAGGCGCTCAACGATTACATGATGACCCAGCTTATCGGGGCCAACAATAATCACGTTGTGCCCAGTACGCCGCAGGCCTGGGCCGAATATTCATCGCCCCAGTCACGCTGGACGGCGCGCAAAGGGCTGTACTGGAAAGCGGCGGAGGGCGGCCCGATCGAGACCGGCGAAATCCCACCCGGCAATCAGAACACCGTCGGTTTCCGCACCATGAAATCCACCTTCGATCTCGGCCCGGAAGCGGAACAGTACACGGTCAAAATGGGCGGCTGCCACTCCTGCCCGATTCGCTGTATGTCGCAGTTGAACGTTCCGCAGGCCAAACAATTCGGCGTTCCGTCCACCGGCGGCAACACCTGCGTCGCCAACTTCGTGCATACCACGATTTTCCCCAAAGGCCCGAAAGACATTCAGGAAAAGGGCGACGGCAATGTGGTCGGCAATCTGGTTGGCCTGAACACCTTTGACGACATGGGGCTGTGGTGCAACTACGGCCAACTGCACCGTGACTTTACCTATTGTTATACCCACGGCGTGTTCAAGCGGGTACTGCCCGCCGATGAGTACAGCGCCATTCCGTGGAACTGGCTGGAAGAGGGCGATCCGCGCTTTATCACCGACTTCTACCACCGGCTGGCCCATCGCATCGGTGAACTTAGCCATCTGGCCGATGGTTCCTATATCCTCGCCCAGCGCTGGGAATTGGGGGACGAATACTGGAACTACGCCAAGAACAAGCTGTGGTCGCCGATGGGCTTCCCGGTGCATCACGCCAACGAAGCCTCGGCGCAGGTGGGTTCCATCGTCAACTGCATGTTCAACCGCGATGCGATGACCCATACCCATATCAACTACATCGGCAGCGGCCTGCCGCTGGCGCTGCAAAAGGAGATCGCGGGCGAACTGTTCGGCTCGCCGGACGCCTACGACGAAACCAAAAACTACACCCCGATCAATCCCTACAAAATCAAATATGCCCAGTGGGCGATTTTCCGCAGTTGCCTGCATGACGCCATTACGCTGTGCAATTGGGTGTGGCCGATGACGGTCTCGCCGCACAAGAGCCGCCGTTACCGGGGCGATCTGGCGATGGAAGCCAAATTCTTTGCCGCCGTCACCGGCGAGCCAACCACGCCGGAAGATCTGGATGTCGCCGCCGAGCGCATTTTTACCCTGCACCGCGCCTATACCGTGAAGCTGATGAACACCAAAGATATGCGGCGCGAGCACGACCAAATCTGCGACTGGGTTTTTGATAAAGATCCGAAAATCAAGGTGTTTACCGAAGGCACCGACAAGATGGATCGCGAAGACATGCACCAATCTCTGACGATGTTCTACACCGCCATGGGGTGGGATCCGGATCTGGGCTGCCCGACGCGGGCCACGCTGCTCCGGCTGAATATGGCGGACGTGGCGGAAGATCTGGCGTCCCGGGGATTGCTTCCCTCATAA
- the ydhT gene encoding protein YdhT → MNPITRRHLHRLKVSPQIYRWFLRRFPQGAHYPQLHDALLHDGYREWMESLVDYSYAQHFSQPFFVRQELAATRSLLAQLLSTTVAAAQNTPDITENGPYTLAVSASDQRIGSASPQGRLASAGDGNLIGCQGEHHRIASTGYACQLVSAGCAAHIGNTGPNSRIGALGERARIANSGNAVKIVSDGHGSHIASTGSRTYISGTGDRDRIVSAGDMCCLHSLGDSAHIAATGEQLSVTACGADSVVVVVGSMMTLQLGQGGCAAVTYHDGVRTRFRVIYEGEDGVRAGVRYRLTTAGELEACE, encoded by the coding sequence ATGAATCCAATCACCCGACGCCACCTGCACCGGCTAAAGGTCAGCCCGCAGATTTACCGCTGGTTTCTGCGCCGTTTCCCTCAGGGCGCACATTACCCGCAGCTTCACGATGCGCTGCTGCATGACGGCTACCGCGAGTGGATGGAGAGTCTGGTGGACTACAGCTATGCCCAACATTTCAGCCAGCCGTTTTTTGTGCGTCAGGAACTGGCGGCCACCCGTTCTTTGCTGGCGCAGTTGCTGTCCACAACCGTAGCGGCGGCGCAAAACACGCCGGACATCACGGAGAACGGCCCGTACACGCTGGCCGTCAGCGCCTCAGACCAGCGCATCGGCAGCGCGTCGCCGCAGGGACGGCTCGCTTCCGCCGGAGACGGCAACCTCATCGGTTGTCAGGGGGAGCACCACCGTATCGCCAGCACCGGTTATGCCTGCCAACTGGTCAGCGCGGGATGTGCCGCCCATATCGGCAACACCGGCCCGAACAGCCGTATCGGCGCATTGGGCGAGCGCGCCCGTATCGCCAATAGCGGCAATGCCGTCAAAATCGTCAGCGACGGACATGGCAGCCACATCGCCAGTACCGGCTCGCGCACCTACATCAGCGGCACCGGCGACCGGGATCGGATCGTCAGCGCCGGAGATATGTGTTGCCTGCACAGTCTTGGCGATAGCGCCCATATCGCGGCAACCGGCGAGCAGCTTTCCGTCACCGCCTGCGGCGCCGATAGCGTTGTGGTGGTAGTCGGCAGCATGATGACCCTGCAGCTCGGTCAAGGCGGTTGCGCCGCCGTCACTTATCACGACGGCGTCCGCACCCGCTTTCGGGTCATTTACGAAGGGGAAGACGGCGTCAGGGCCGGTGTCCGCTACCGCCTGACGACGGCCGGCGAGCTGGAAGCGTGCGAATAA
- the phsC gene encoding thiosulfate reductase cytochrome B subunit produces MNTLPHAEQFQAQLAGYVTRYTPDHWPTLLILAGLALAGMLGVLALHGVLRYRFARPHPAGHEEKIYLYSGAVRLWHWSNALLFLLLLLSGAINHFALASPDDTARLVSLHALCGYLLLADWLLFVSINALGGNGRHYVIEPQGWKPRAMKQVRFYLYGIIRGEDHPFPATRHCKFNPLQQAAYLGVMYGLLPLLLLTGVLLQHPEWLPAALSPYWLLQLHALLAVVSVFFIVGHLYLCTTGRTPTQTFRSMIDGYHRH; encoded by the coding sequence ATGAATACCCTGCCCCACGCAGAACAGTTTCAGGCGCAACTCGCCGGTTACGTGACGCGCTACACCCCCGACCACTGGCCGACGCTGCTGATCCTGGCGGGTCTCGCGCTGGCGGGCATGCTGGGCGTTCTCGCCCTGCACGGCGTGCTGCGCTACCGCTTCGCCAGGCCGCATCCAGCCGGGCACGAAGAGAAAATTTACCTCTATTCCGGTGCGGTTCGGCTCTGGCACTGGAGCAACGCGCTGCTGTTTCTGCTGTTGCTGCTTAGCGGCGCCATCAACCACTTTGCGCTGGCCTCGCCCGACGATACCGCCCGTCTGGTTTCCCTGCATGCGTTGTGCGGCTACCTGCTGCTGGCCGACTGGCTGCTGTTCGTCAGTATTAATGCCCTGGGCGGCAACGGGCGCCACTATGTCATCGAGCCGCAAGGCTGGAAGCCGCGGGCAATGAAGCAGGTCAGGTTCTATCTCTACGGCATTATCCGCGGCGAAGACCACCCATTCCCGGCCACACGCCACTGCAAGTTCAACCCGTTGCAACAAGCCGCCTATCTGGGGGTGATGTACGGTTTGCTGCCGCTGCTGTTGTTGACCGGCGTCCTGCTGCAACACCCCGAATGGCTGCCTGCGGCGCTCTCTCCCTACTGGCTGTTGCAATTGCACGCGCTGCTGGCGGTGGTCAGCGTCTTTTTCATCGTGGGGCATCTCTATCTGTGCACCACCGGGCGCACCCCGACCCAGACATTTCGCAGCATGATCGACGGCTATCACCGCCACTGA
- a CDS encoding YdhW family putative oxidoreductase system protein yields the protein MMNSEHHNDACETPPDSVADPGLRRLLLPFSQHAQRPTATPAEVPPSTDEPLPAFMALAEYIRQSSLREELVARSTLAEPPFALTPEQAAQQLAEIQASEACTDIRCIAQDEEAYYYSGRSISDNYARILACIRHQDICRTVAESVRFECRTYPRPYQLRMLQLAPYNLDNATIDSALAAIARTDEFRDIHTVLASNGTVYLYSDRFMSSGKAQGLCEWLEVEQYENP from the coding sequence ATGATGAACAGCGAACATCACAACGATGCCTGCGAAACGCCGCCGGACAGCGTCGCGGATCCCGGCCTGCGCCGGCTGTTGTTACCCTTCTCGCAGCACGCACAGCGGCCGACGGCGACGCCGGCCGAAGTACCGCCGTCAACGGACGAACCGTTGCCCGCGTTCATGGCGCTGGCGGAATACATCCGCCAGTCGTCGCTCCGCGAGGAACTGGTCGCCCGCAGCACGCTGGCCGAGCCGCCTTTCGCGCTGACGCCGGAACAGGCGGCGCAGCAGTTGGCGGAAATACAGGCCAGCGAAGCCTGCACAGACATCCGTTGCATCGCGCAGGATGAAGAGGCGTATTACTACTCAGGTCGGAGCATCAGCGACAACTATGCCCGCATACTGGCGTGCATCCGGCACCAGGACATCTGTCGCACGGTGGCAGAAAGCGTCCGGTTCGAGTGCCGCACCTACCCGCGCCCCTATCAACTACGCATGCTGCAACTCGCGCCTTACAACCTGGACAACGCCACTATCGACAGTGCGCTGGCCGCCATCGCCCGCACAGATGAATTCAGGGACATTCATACGGTGCTGGCGTCCAACGGCACCGTTTACCTGTACAGCGATCGCTTCATGAGCAGCGGCAAAGCACAGGGGCTGTGCGAATGGCTGGAGGTCGAACAGTATGAAAACCCATAG
- the glgP gene encoding glycogen phosphorylase, whose protein sequence is MNSPFIYNSPTLSVDALKHSIAYKLMFTVGKDPSVASKHDWLNATVLAVRDRMVERWLRSNRAQLSQDVRQVYYLSMEFLLGRTLSNALLAMGMFDDLKLALDAMGLDLNELLEEEDDPGLGNGGLGRLAACFLDSLATMALPGRGYGIRYEYGMFKQNIVEGKQAESPDYWLEYGNPWEFARHSTRYKIRFGGRIQQEGSKTRWLETEEIVACAYDQIIPGFDTDATNTLRLWAAQASNEINLGKFNQGDYFAAVQDKNHSENVSRVLYPDDSTYSGRELRLRQEYFLVSATVQDILSRHWMMHKTYDNLAEKFAIHLNDTHPVLAIPELMRLLIDEHKFKWDAAWKVVTQVFSYTNHTLMGEALETWSVEMLGNILPRHLQLIFEINERFLEEVQARFPNERDLLKRVSVIDEDHGRKVRMAWLAVICSHKVNGVSQLHTDLMVQSLFADFARLYPERFCNKTNGVTPRRWLALANPWLSKVLDDAIGHNWRTDLSQLEDLKPNIDFPAFLQKVRNAKRENKKRLAIYIAQHLDVVVDPNALFDVQIKRIHEYKRQLLNVLHLITLYNRIKDDPSLDRVPRVAIFAGKAASAYYMAKHIIHLINDVAKVVNNDPAVKDKLKIVFIPNYGVSLAQIIIPAADLSEQISLAGTEASGTSNMKFALNGALTIGTLDGANVEMRERVGDDNIFIFGNTTEQVEELRRNGYNPRDFYNQDDELHRVLTQIATGVFSPDDPHRYADLFDSLVNFGDHYQLLADYRSYVDTHDKVDDIYRDEDEWTRRTLYNIANMGYFSADRTIQEYADEIWNIKPIRL, encoded by the coding sequence ATGAACTCTCCATTTATCTACAACTCACCAACGCTTAGCGTGGATGCATTGAAGCACTCCATCGCTTACAAACTGATGTTCACCGTCGGCAAGGATCCCAGCGTGGCCAGCAAGCACGACTGGCTGAACGCGACGGTGCTGGCGGTGCGGGATCGCATGGTGGAACGCTGGTTGCGTTCCAATCGCGCGCAGTTGTCCCAGGATGTTCGGCAGGTGTACTACCTGTCGATGGAGTTTCTGCTGGGGCGAACGTTGTCGAATGCGCTGCTGGCGATGGGCATGTTCGACGATCTGAAACTGGCGCTGGACGCCATGGGGCTGGATCTGAACGAGCTACTGGAGGAAGAGGACGATCCCGGTCTGGGCAATGGCGGCCTGGGGCGGTTGGCGGCCTGTTTTCTCGATTCGCTGGCGACCATGGCGTTGCCGGGACGCGGTTACGGTATCCGCTATGAATACGGCATGTTCAAGCAGAACATCGTTGAGGGTAAGCAGGCGGAATCGCCGGATTACTGGCTGGAATACGGCAACCCTTGGGAGTTTGCGCGGCACAGCACCCGCTACAAGATTCGGTTTGGCGGGCGTATTCAGCAGGAAGGCAGCAAGACTCGCTGGCTGGAAACCGAAGAGATCGTGGCCTGCGCCTACGATCAAATCATTCCCGGGTTCGATACCGACGCTACCAATACCTTGCGGCTGTGGGCGGCGCAGGCCAGTAACGAAATCAACCTCGGTAAGTTCAATCAGGGCGACTACTTTGCCGCAGTACAGGATAAGAACCACTCGGAAAACGTATCCCGTGTGCTCTATCCGGATGATTCCACCTATTCCGGCCGCGAGTTGCGTCTGCGCCAGGAGTATTTTTTGGTATCCGCTACGGTACAGGACATCCTGAGCCGCCATTGGATGATGCACAAAACTTACGACAACCTGGCGGAGAAATTCGCTATCCATCTGAACGACACCCATCCGGTGCTGGCGATCCCGGAGTTGATGCGGTTGCTGATCGACGAGCATAAGTTCAAATGGGATGCGGCCTGGAAGGTGGTGACTCAGGTGTTCTCCTACACCAACCACACGCTGATGGGAGAAGCGCTGGAAACCTGGTCGGTGGAGATGTTGGGTAATATTCTGCCCCGCCATCTGCAACTGATTTTTGAGATCAACGAACGTTTTCTCGAAGAGGTACAAGCGCGTTTCCCTAATGAGCGCGACCTGTTGAAACGGGTGTCGGTCATTGATGAAGACCATGGACGCAAGGTGCGTATGGCCTGGCTGGCGGTGATTTGCAGCCACAAAGTTAACGGGGTTTCGCAACTGCATACCGACTTGATGGTGCAGTCGCTGTTTGCGGATTTCGCCCGCCTTTATCCTGAACGGTTTTGCAACAAAACCAACGGCGTCACGCCGCGGCGTTGGCTGGCGTTGGCCAATCCCTGGTTGTCGAAGGTACTGGACGACGCCATCGGCCATAACTGGCGCACCGACCTGAGCCAACTGGAGGATCTCAAACCGAATATCGATTTTCCGGCATTCCTGCAAAAGGTGCGTAACGCCAAACGGGAGAACAAAAAACGCCTGGCTATCTATATTGCCCAGCATCTGGATGTGGTGGTGGATCCCAATGCGCTGTTCGACGTACAGATCAAACGTATCCACGAATACAAGCGTCAACTGCTTAACGTGTTGCACTTGATCACGCTCTACAACCGCATCAAGGACGACCCCAGCCTGGATCGCGTGCCGCGTGTGGCGATCTTTGCCGGCAAAGCGGCATCGGCGTACTACATGGCGAAGCACATCATCCACTTGATTAACGATGTGGCCAAAGTGGTGAACAACGATCCGGCGGTAAAAGACAAACTGAAGATCGTGTTTATTCCCAACTACGGCGTCAGTCTGGCGCAGATCATCATTCCGGCGGCGGATTTGTCCGAGCAGATCTCGCTGGCGGGCACCGAGGCGTCCGGCACCAGCAACATGAAATTCGCCCTCAACGGCGCGCTGACCATCGGCACGCTGGATGGCGCCAATGTCGAGATGCGCGAACGGGTGGGAGATGACAACATCTTCATTTTCGGTAATACGACGGAGCAAGTGGAGGAACTGCGGCGCAATGGCTACAACCCGCGCGATTTCTACAATCAGGATGATGAACTGCACCGGGTGCTGACGCAGATCGCCACCGGCGTCTTCAGCCCGGATGATCCGCATCGTTATGCCGACCTGTTTGATTCACTGGTTAACTTCGGCGATCACTATCAGCTGTTGGCAGACTACCGTAGCTATGTGGATACCCATGACAAGGTAGACGACATCTATCGGGACGAGGACGAATGGACGCGACGCACGCTCTACAATATCGCCAACATGGGGTATTTTTCGGCGGATCGCACCATTCAGGAATACGCCGACGAGATCTGGAATATTAAACCGATCCGGCTGTAA
- the glgC gene encoding glucose-1-phosphate adenylyltransferase: protein MVSSDKHDPLMLARQLPLKSVALILAGGRGTRLKDLTAHRAKPAVHFGGRYRIIDFALSNCLNSGIRRIGVITQYQSHTLVQHIQRGWSFLNTEMNEFVDLLPAQQRHDENDHWYRGTADAVCHNLDIIRRYRAEYVVILAGDHIYKMDYSRMLLDHVENGAECSVACIPVPIDEAKAFGVMSVDANNRILSFDEKPDHPTAMADNPDMALASMGIYVFNAEYLYHVLEEDVCTSDSSHDFGKDLIPKIVERGQAWAHPFTLSCVTSTEDAPPYWRDVGTLEAYWRANLDLASVMPELDMYDHHWPIRSAMEALPPAKFVQDRSGSHGLTMNSLVSGGCIVSGSVVTHSVLFPRVRVNSFCSIDSSVLLPDVQVGRSCRLHRCVIDRACELPEGMVIGENAEDDSRRFYRSEEGIVLVTRAMLARIK, encoded by the coding sequence ATGGTTAGTTCTGATAAACACGATCCTCTGATGCTTGCCAGACAGCTACCCCTCAAATCCGTGGCGCTTATTCTGGCCGGCGGTCGGGGCACTCGATTGAAAGACCTGACTGCGCATCGGGCCAAACCCGCCGTTCATTTTGGCGGCAGATACCGGATTATCGACTTTGCGCTTTCTAATTGTCTGAATTCAGGTATTCGGCGCATCGGCGTTATTACCCAATACCAGTCGCATACGCTGGTACAGCACATTCAGCGCGGCTGGTCGTTCCTCAACACCGAAATGAACGAATTCGTCGACCTGCTGCCGGCTCAACAGCGCCATGACGAGAACGATCACTGGTATCGCGGCACTGCCGACGCCGTGTGCCACAATCTGGACATCATTCGCCGTTATCGCGCCGAGTACGTGGTGATTCTGGCGGGCGATCATATCTATAAGATGGACTATTCCCGCATGCTGCTGGATCACGTGGAGAACGGCGCCGAGTGTTCGGTGGCCTGTATTCCAGTGCCGATCGACGAGGCAAAAGCCTTCGGCGTCATGAGCGTGGATGCCAACAACCGTATCCTCAGCTTTGACGAAAAACCAGACCACCCAACGGCGATGGCGGACAACCCGGACATGGCGCTGGCGAGTATGGGGATCTATGTGTTTAACGCAGAGTATCTCTACCACGTACTGGAAGAAGATGTTTGTACATCAGACTCCAGCCATGACTTCGGTAAGGATCTGATCCCGAAGATCGTGGAACGCGGCCAGGCCTGGGCCCATCCCTTTACGCTCTCCTGCGTGACCTCCACGGAAGACGCGCCGCCTTACTGGCGTGATGTGGGGACGTTGGAAGCTTACTGGCGCGCCAATCTCGATCTGGCATCGGTGATGCCGGAGCTGGATATGTACGACCACCACTGGCCGATCCGCTCGGCGATGGAGGCGTTGCCGCCCGCCAAGTTCGTGCAGGATCGCTCCGGTAGCCACGGGTTGACCATGAACTCGCTGGTCTCCGGCGGCTGTATCGTTTCCGGGTCGGTAGTGACGCATTCGGTGTTGTTCCCGCGGGTGCGGGTGAATTCGTTTTGCAGCATCGACTCGTCCGTATTGTTGCCGGATGTACAGGTCGGGCGTTCCTGCCGCCTGCACCGCTGTGTCATCGACCGGGCGTGCGAATTGCCGGAAGGCATGGTGATCGGCGAAAACGCCGAGGATGACAGCCGTCGCTTCTATCGTTCCGAGGAAGGGATCGTGCTGGTGACGCGCGCCATGCTGGCCCGCATAAAGTAG
- a CDS encoding 4Fe-4S dicluster domain-containing protein: MTCSRRKFVLGMGSVVFFSAPLFSTLAGTEKGKAVRYAMIHDETLCNGCNLCVTACRKVNDVPEGMARMSIAHIPLTPPDQGNQYHFFRYACQHCEEAPCITVCPTGASYRDQATGIVRVNRPTCIGCSYCISACPYQVRYLNPVTHVADKCDFCFESRLSKGFPPICVSACPQQALLFGREDSEPIQRWLKTHDYYRYQLPGAGEAHVYRRPGPHSAEEVKA; this comes from the coding sequence ATGACATGCTCACGCCGTAAGTTCGTCCTTGGCATGGGATCGGTAGTTTTTTTCAGCGCGCCGCTGTTCTCCACGCTGGCGGGCACGGAAAAAGGCAAAGCGGTGCGTTATGCCATGATTCATGATGAAACGCTGTGCAACGGTTGTAATCTGTGCGTCACCGCCTGCCGCAAGGTGAACGATGTTCCGGAAGGCATGGCGCGCATGAGTATCGCCCATATTCCGTTAACGCCGCCGGATCAGGGCAACCAGTACCACTTTTTTCGCTATGCCTGCCAACACTGCGAAGAGGCGCCGTGCATCACCGTCTGCCCGACCGGCGCCTCCTACCGGGATCAGGCCACCGGCATCGTCCGGGTCAACCGCCCTACCTGCATCGGCTGTAGCTACTGTATTTCCGCCTGCCCGTATCAGGTGCGCTACCTCAACCCCGTCACCCATGTGGCGGATAAGTGCGATTTCTGCTTCGAATCCCGGCTCAGCAAGGGCTTCCCCCCCATCTGCGTCAGCGCGTGCCCGCAGCAGGCGCTGCTTTTCGGCCGAGAAGATAGTGAACCGATACAGCGCTGGCTGAAAACCCACGATTACTATCGGTATCAGCTCCCCGGCGCCGGGGAAGCGCATGTTTACCGTCGCCCCGGCCCACATTCGGCAGAGGAGGTTAAAGCATGA